One window of the Lytechinus variegatus isolate NC3 chromosome 3, Lvar_3.0, whole genome shotgun sequence genome contains the following:
- the LOC121412212 gene encoding retinol dehydrogenase 8-like, which yields MRKMPEIVFISGCSSGIGLSTAQLLAHDPQKRFLVYATTLKPLEQEEQFRLQIGDALNDTLFPLQMDITKEAMIVDAIGTVMKDHGRIDIIINIAGVNQYNVTEAISFDVMKKVFDINFFGMVRVAQEVIPVMKRQRSGRIINMGSIHGLGAFPYFGLYGATKQAIVGFSQEIAIIGRFFNISVSVIEPGGVDTAIMENMIAQGLGGHAEIQRNKNTSDIDLTLSKCFENVDIYHPDLLSLPKCQKPSDIAQLILKVATEDKPHFRYQTSEACQAYAARFYKDVTGDSHIDYQVAELESFRTKLAEKEAK from the exons ATGAGAAAGATGCCAGAGATTGTTTTTATCAGCGGATGTTCATCGGGCATTGGGTTATCCACGGCCCAACTCCTTGCCCATGACCCACAGAAACGCTTTTTGGTGTATGCCACTACCTTGAAGCCATTAGAACAAGAAGAGCAGTTCAGGTTGCAGATAGGAGACGCCCTCAACGATACACTGTTTCCGCTACAAATGGATATCACCAAGGAAGCTATGATAGTTGACGCGATTGGCACGGTGATGAAGGATCATGGACGAATAGATATAATAA TCAATATTGCAGGAGTCAATCAATATAACGTTACGGAGGCGATCAGTTTTGACGTCATGAAGAAAGTTTTTGATATCAACTTCTTCGGTATGGTACGAGTGGCACAGGAAGTAATTCCTGTGATGAAGCGTCAAAGGTCAGGTCGAATCATCAACATGGGAAGCATCCACGGATTGGGAG CTTTTCCTTACTTTGGTCTTTATGGTGCAACTAAACAAGCCATTGTGGGATTTAGTCAGGAGATAGCTATAATTGGAAGGTTCTTCAATATCag TGTAAGCGTTATTGAACCTGGTGGGGTTGACACGGCCATTATGGAGAACATGATCGCCCAGGGGCTAGGAGGACACGccgaaatacaaagaaataagaaTACAAGTGACATCGACCTCACACTGTCAAAGTGCTTCGAAAACGTTGACATCTACCACCCCGATCTTCTCAGTTTACCTAAATGCCAAAAACCTTCAGATATTGCACAACTCATCCTCAAAGTTGCAACGGAAGACAAACCTCACTTCCGTTACCAGACGTCGGAG GCCTGTCAAGCTTACGCAGCGAGGTTCTATAAGGATGTGACGGGCGATTCGCATATTGATTACCAGGTCGCCGAACTTGAGTCATTTAGGACGAAACTTGCAGAAAAGGAAGCAAAATGA